In a single window of the Planctomycetia bacterium genome:
- a CDS encoding PQQ-binding-like beta-propeller repeat protein produces MMKREDIESPRTCRFVRQVAVACGCGRHLAAGGFRVGPVTVIRRVILTVLLIAPVTGRAEAFQQVQQMIQELTAKRVERAPADGMRLTPIVDRDAEAWLNRGAEAAERGDWKLAADTLSRVIDEYGDRTISVDDGRRFISAARAARYAIAAWPPEGIEAYRLLYDAEARQMFEQAKADHDMDGLRRIARRFALTSVGPEAIDLLIDWLIDAGQGAESIDHLQQLGELRAGRASWKQKLRLVIALTLSEQPQRAREIIAELRTLKGQPDAPTQEGLPDDWAKRVESVAQFVEASATPESGGLQSPVGPSWPQMLGAPSTGGRMSAINPAVTPEDAWRDSLPGTQRLNISAVHQLTVMTGRPPVWQCVSDGRNLFYSGPEGVMARDLATFDLLWRSVPKSSPRDPALTQFRVNVGMTEANNDDRLDELTTISLFHDYRGALSCGLGMVFAVEQFGTVNERFPTRQGVADPNDSFTVTTQTEANSIRAFEADTGRAAWTRGRGGPPDDEFKFAHFYGPPIVSEDRLLAVCQVGEDLNLAVFSAGGKLLRKTLLGSGRAGMFPINGVLQPTVHDGTVFVPTGAGVLIALNSFDYSLRWLAAYDRHESTGMSRRRGAPAVFVAGRAFTQPDEWISSPPVAAGGFVILAPHDSDKVMAFDRQTGVAAWQRDRGRSRYIIGADARRVLLGGQDIVSVDTATGEEQWTQSGVTPTGRAIYCGEQVLVPTGMGLTRLSVADGQVQEPTLYSRDPMGNLFAIDGALYSLSAESISKYADLEQTRGAAKLALERDPNDLSAVLRLGWLATMERRWNEALELLDRADRLCTRENADEIGARIAHQRVKILLSLAAEADLEHRAEFIVRAAKVARRADDRVRAGLAHCDLLIEQGSAESAILNVLDLARNDGDEPVSLEAQLDARATVMIRDRIVRAWRKASESTRAEVAAEIRERVDGALVDGRISDAVRMGDALDLFADEDVDSDLRDVVASLKTRLGSYFHAQGDPESAIYYWELAYRPTGSAEADPTAALLLARTYLESGDGIAGSPADALRVLRSISPDWGDRRLPEQATKAGFDSDLATVGEAVSSLERRLPAGLLESDHHLPRILSEASSLAIQRQDDVPMSIGLRDTVSFLDFTAPPDVFAEVMPIVKLSQVLGIRTSGDSPDMTVWSNDLGPIVEDQGAVLRDWMMLNTRPAAVAGRVGVLAAGARICAIGLMTGRMMWPSIYIEGDGGDLPQPPMVHVAGMVIVATHANTLVGIPARQGAHPAWRRQFPGNPLGRLDTVGNRLVVTDASAESMVVLHPTSGRVQRKFSLLVPSTKRVKEIQVQEALRDILKNAAGVTGVDEGALDTEASFNHVGITGGVVCRSGESRVVGRDVLTGRTLWELPFTDLITGILRLDDSHFGICRGRHRIAVVSSATGSIVKDIHVPGLQIPPLDAVLDPPPSSLPSGGNRLLMYTRTSNDPVRYVLTSYPMKEGDLPWQQELGPLATVSHRMMRASPDYIAAVAYEFPPERDRMQRPFLARGLPTLASARLFIFDKGGERRLIESPFAFPILSKPDDRWYTGLIADVAIFDNRIVAVGPDGYYVLGVEEARTALDSQRRK; encoded by the coding sequence ATGATGAAGCGTGAGGACATCGAGTCGCCGAGGACCTGCCGATTTGTGCGGCAGGTTGCAGTCGCTTGCGGGTGCGGTCGTCACCTCGCCGCAGGTGGCTTTCGCGTCGGGCCGGTGACCGTCATTCGACGGGTCATTCTCACTGTTCTGCTGATAGCCCCCGTCACCGGGCGCGCCGAGGCGTTTCAGCAGGTCCAGCAAATGATTCAAGAGCTCACCGCGAAAAGGGTGGAGCGAGCGCCGGCTGACGGGATGCGGTTGACCCCGATCGTAGATCGGGATGCCGAGGCGTGGCTCAATCGCGGAGCGGAGGCGGCGGAGCGGGGCGATTGGAAACTGGCCGCCGATACGCTTTCGCGGGTGATCGACGAATACGGCGACCGCACGATCTCGGTTGACGACGGGCGGCGATTCATTTCCGCTGCCAGGGCCGCGCGCTACGCCATTGCGGCCTGGCCGCCCGAGGGCATCGAAGCTTATCGTCTGCTATACGATGCCGAAGCTCGGCAAATGTTTGAGCAGGCGAAGGCCGACCATGACATGGACGGGTTGCGTCGGATTGCGCGGAGATTCGCTCTGACATCCGTGGGACCGGAGGCGATCGACCTGCTCATCGACTGGCTCATCGACGCGGGGCAGGGCGCCGAGTCGATCGATCACCTCCAACAACTCGGCGAACTTCGAGCGGGCCGCGCCTCGTGGAAGCAAAAGCTCCGCCTGGTCATTGCGCTGACCCTCAGCGAACAGCCGCAAAGGGCACGGGAGATCATCGCCGAGCTTCGCACTCTGAAGGGACAGCCTGACGCCCCCACGCAGGAGGGACTGCCCGATGATTGGGCAAAGCGCGTGGAATCCGTTGCCCAGTTTGTTGAGGCGTCGGCGACGCCGGAATCCGGCGGGCTTCAGTCACCGGTCGGACCGAGTTGGCCGCAGATGCTCGGTGCTCCATCGACCGGTGGGCGGATGTCGGCCATCAATCCGGCGGTGACGCCCGAGGATGCGTGGCGAGATTCACTGCCGGGTACACAGCGGTTGAACATCTCGGCGGTGCACCAATTGACGGTGATGACGGGTCGTCCGCCGGTGTGGCAGTGCGTGAGCGACGGTCGCAATCTGTTCTACTCGGGGCCGGAAGGGGTGATGGCGCGCGATCTGGCCACGTTCGACCTGCTGTGGCGGTCGGTGCCGAAGTCGAGTCCGCGCGATCCGGCGCTGACGCAGTTTCGGGTGAACGTCGGCATGACTGAGGCGAACAACGACGACCGGCTTGACGAGCTCACGACGATCAGCCTGTTTCACGACTATCGCGGGGCGCTTTCGTGCGGACTGGGAATGGTCTTCGCCGTCGAGCAGTTCGGCACAGTCAACGAGCGATTTCCGACGCGGCAGGGCGTGGCGGACCCGAACGATTCGTTCACGGTGACGACGCAGACCGAGGCCAACTCGATTCGCGCCTTTGAGGCCGACACGGGCCGCGCGGCATGGACGCGCGGGCGCGGCGGTCCGCCGGATGACGAATTCAAGTTCGCGCACTTCTACGGCCCGCCGATTGTTTCAGAGGATCGCCTCCTTGCCGTCTGTCAGGTGGGGGAGGATTTGAATCTCGCCGTTTTCTCGGCCGGTGGAAAGCTCCTGAGAAAGACCCTGTTGGGCAGCGGCCGGGCGGGCATGTTTCCGATCAACGGGGTGCTCCAGCCGACGGTGCATGATGGAACGGTGTTTGTCCCGACGGGGGCCGGCGTACTGATCGCCCTGAATTCATTTGACTATTCGCTGCGCTGGCTGGCCGCCTACGATCGCCACGAAAGCACGGGGATGTCACGCCGGCGCGGAGCGCCGGCCGTATTTGTGGCGGGCCGGGCCTTTACGCAGCCGGACGAGTGGATCAGCAGTCCGCCGGTTGCGGCCGGGGGATTTGTCATTCTCGCGCCGCACGACAGTGACAAAGTGATGGCATTCGACCGGCAGACCGGCGTCGCGGCCTGGCAGCGCGATCGCGGCAGATCGAGGTACATCATCGGCGCCGACGCCCGGCGCGTGCTGCTCGGCGGACAGGATATCGTCTCGGTCGACACGGCCACCGGCGAGGAGCAGTGGACCCAGAGCGGCGTTACGCCGACGGGTCGGGCGATCTACTGCGGCGAGCAGGTCCTCGTACCGACCGGCATGGGGCTCACGCGGCTTTCCGTTGCCGACGGGCAGGTACAGGAGCCGACACTGTACTCGCGCGATCCGATGGGAAATCTTTTTGCCATCGATGGGGCGCTCTACAGCCTTAGCGCCGAGTCCATCTCAAAATATGCCGATCTGGAGCAAACACGAGGGGCGGCGAAGCTGGCGCTGGAGCGCGATCCGAACGATCTGTCCGCGGTCCTTCGGCTCGGCTGGCTGGCGACGATGGAGCGTCGATGGAATGAGGCGCTCGAGCTCCTGGATCGCGCCGATCGACTGTGCACCCGGGAAAACGCCGACGAAATCGGTGCGAGAATCGCTCATCAACGCGTCAAGATACTCTTGAGCCTCGCGGCGGAGGCGGACCTGGAACATCGGGCGGAGTTCATCGTCCGGGCGGCCAAGGTTGCCCGGCGTGCGGATGATCGGGTTCGCGCGGGGCTGGCCCACTGCGATTTGCTCATTGAGCAGGGTTCGGCGGAATCGGCGATTCTCAATGTCCTCGATTTGGCGCGGAACGACGGCGATGAGCCCGTTTCACTTGAGGCGCAGCTCGATGCGCGTGCGACGGTGATGATTCGCGATCGAATCGTGCGGGCGTGGCGTAAGGCGAGTGAGTCCACGCGGGCCGAGGTTGCCGCGGAGATTCGCGAGCGTGTTGATGGGGCGCTGGTCGATGGTCGAATTTCCGATGCCGTACGAATGGGCGACGCCCTTGATCTCTTTGCCGATGAGGATGTCGACTCAGATCTGAGGGACGTCGTCGCGTCGCTGAAGACGAGGCTCGGATCGTACTTCCACGCGCAAGGCGATCCGGAGAGCGCGATTTACTATTGGGAGCTGGCGTACCGACCCACCGGCTCGGCGGAGGCCGATCCGACTGCCGCATTGCTGCTGGCGCGCACCTATCTGGAGTCCGGCGACGGGATCGCCGGGTCGCCGGCTGACGCATTGCGCGTGCTACGTTCGATCAGTCCGGATTGGGGGGATCGTCGTTTGCCGGAGCAGGCTACAAAAGCTGGATTTGACAGTGACCTTGCGACCGTGGGCGAGGCTGTGTCATCCCTGGAGCGTCGTCTTCCGGCCGGGCTTCTTGAGTCGGATCATCACTTGCCGCGCATCTTATCCGAGGCGAGTTCACTGGCTATTCAGCGGCAGGATGACGTGCCGATGAGCATTGGACTTCGCGATACGGTTTCGTTTCTCGATTTCACCGCGCCGCCCGACGTGTTCGCGGAGGTGATGCCAATCGTCAAGCTCAGCCAGGTTCTGGGTATTCGGACAAGCGGTGATTCACCGGACATGACCGTCTGGAGCAACGACCTCGGGCCGATCGTGGAAGATCAGGGAGCGGTGTTGAGGGATTGGATGATGCTCAACACGCGACCGGCGGCCGTCGCGGGGCGTGTCGGTGTGCTGGCGGCTGGAGCGAGGATATGCGCCATCGGCTTGATGACGGGCCGGATGATGTGGCCCAGCATTTATATTGAGGGCGACGGTGGTGATCTGCCCCAGCCTCCGATGGTTCATGTTGCGGGAATGGTCATCGTCGCGACGCATGCGAATACGCTCGTGGGTATCCCGGCGCGGCAGGGCGCGCATCCGGCATGGCGTCGGCAGTTTCCCGGGAATCCGCTGGGCCGCCTGGATACGGTGGGCAATCGGCTGGTGGTGACGGACGCCTCGGCAGAAAGCATGGTCGTCCTTCATCCGACAAGCGGACGTGTCCAGCGAAAATTCAGCCTGCTCGTACCGTCGACGAAGCGCGTCAAGGAGATTCAGGTCCAGGAAGCGCTGCGAGACATCCTGAAGAACGCGGCGGGGGTGACGGGCGTCGATGAGGGCGCGCTGGATACGGAGGCGAGTTTTAACCACGTGGGCATCACGGGCGGCGTCGTTTGCCGCTCGGGAGAGTCTCGCGTGGTCGGGCGCGACGTTCTCACCGGTCGGACGCTGTGGGAGCTTCCATTCACCGACCTGATTACGGGAATACTGCGTCTCGATGACTCGCATTTTGGAATTTGCCGTGGCCGGCATCGCATTGCGGTTGTCAGCTCGGCGACGGGGAGCATCGTCAAGGATATCCACGTGCCGGGCCTGCAGATTCCCCCGCTCGACGCCGTGCTTGACCCTCCGCCGTCCAGTTTGCCTTCCGGCGGTAACAGATTGCTGATGTATACGCGGACCAGCAACGACCCGGTGCGATACGTATTGACGTCGTATCCGATGAAAGAGGGCGATTTGCCGTGGCAACAGGAACTGGGGCCGCTGGCGACGGTGAGCCACCGCATGATGCGCGCCTCGCCGGATTACATCGCGGCGGTGGCGTATGAGTTCCCGCCAGAACGCGATCGGATGCAGCGGCCGTTCCTGGCGCGCGGCCTGCCGACGCTGGCTTCGGCGAGGCTCTTCATTTTTGATAAGGGCGGCGAGCGGCGGCTGATCGAGAGCCCGTTTGCTTTTCCCATCCTTTCGAAGCCGGATGATCGGTGGTACACCGGTTTGATCGCCGACGTGGCGATCTTCGATAACCGGATCGTTGCGGTCGGACCGGACGGGTACTATGTTCTGGGCGTTGAGGAAGCGCGCACGGCGCTGGATTCGCAGAGGCGTAAGTGA
- a CDS encoding ComEC/Rec2 family competence protein, giving the protein MNLAELSAGNLIPPRHAAPKPLLPVAVGLGLGIIIDDQWAPSLAVPIALLACGVVFAFAYRARATRAICYATLVLAAASLGMVRHAASDRFLSSDHIAHYLDDDPMLTTLTGQIATAPIIREPDPDVPTPYPRSPSTKFTLIARRLTGIDGPLTVSGLVAINVRAPRLDLRVGQFVKITGWLYRPQGPANPYEFDWSRFMKHEGVFAGLSCDHAESVIIDPPESLSSEQKDRDEVGMTAQLAQWLDPIRTRLRGYLLDDAFTQDDPAAGVLAAMVLGHRSAVPRAMNEAFLRTGNAHLLAASGMQVAWLALVIWTIARFAGLYYRHTALIVGLVIISYVLIAEPRPSILRAGIVGVFSCSAAFFRGRYNSVNALAAAAVVILLFRPGDIFSAAFQFTFLATVGLLFFCPIVSRKISDFLLQRGLTRLARAFDGRSFALSLFDVDAAPPRWHRRILLWLGAAVAQLFALSISEWIITAPLSCYLFNNFMPWGWFGSFVIAFLAMPANIVGYLTVIARLAFPSAGLLLGPVLAFTTNTMLAVVNTLARIPGSVISGGSPSLLWVMACYGTIGLFCYWKTAAASRDSAQTQKDSLADNTAPRSVRYTTVLRRHGFKIAAVLLIGWWFVPTSWVQRDRHALKVWMMAVGDGTGTLIELPNGQTLLYDFGTRSSFDVLPVAREFLRRRGINRLDAVFLSHTDFDHFSAIARLAEDVAFSRVIITDHFERFAPKYSAPGRLLDALRDKGISIEIQSAPNAFEEFKSVRVEMLWPPPASSRRIIDANDTSMVLKLTYRDRSILLTGDITEAAMAALASDPRIRAEVLALPHHGSVVGNTAAFVDAVNPKVSVRSTGQRRALTTNGIDRLVGDRGYLSTADDGCICVTIGPEWSWAESFKSGTIITLD; this is encoded by the coding sequence ATGAATCTCGCCGAGCTATCGGCCGGCAATCTCATTCCGCCAAGGCACGCGGCCCCGAAGCCGTTGCTGCCCGTGGCCGTAGGATTGGGCCTTGGCATCATCATCGACGATCAATGGGCCCCCAGCCTCGCTGTTCCGATCGCGCTCCTTGCCTGTGGCGTCGTATTCGCATTTGCCTATCGAGCTCGTGCAACCCGCGCGATCTGTTACGCGACCCTGGTCCTCGCGGCAGCCTCGCTCGGCATGGTCCGCCATGCCGCCTCCGACAGATTCCTCTCTTCCGACCACATCGCCCACTATCTTGACGACGATCCCATGCTGACAACCCTGACCGGCCAAATCGCCACCGCCCCTATCATCCGCGAGCCTGATCCCGATGTTCCCACGCCTTACCCGCGCAGCCCCTCCACGAAATTCACGCTGATTGCCCGACGACTCACGGGAATCGACGGCCCGCTCACGGTCTCCGGCCTCGTTGCCATCAACGTCAGAGCGCCGCGCCTCGACCTGCGAGTCGGGCAGTTTGTCAAAATCACGGGATGGCTCTACCGCCCGCAGGGTCCGGCCAATCCCTACGAGTTCGACTGGTCCCGTTTCATGAAGCACGAAGGCGTCTTCGCCGGTCTCTCCTGCGATCACGCGGAGTCCGTCATCATTGACCCGCCTGAGTCCCTATCGTCTGAACAGAAAGATCGCGACGAAGTCGGCATGACCGCACAACTCGCTCAATGGCTCGACCCGATCCGAACGCGACTGCGCGGATATCTCCTCGACGATGCCTTTACCCAGGACGATCCCGCCGCCGGAGTCCTCGCCGCAATGGTCCTCGGCCACCGCTCCGCCGTACCGCGTGCCATGAACGAGGCGTTTCTTCGCACCGGCAACGCCCACCTCCTCGCAGCCAGTGGAATGCAGGTCGCGTGGCTGGCCCTCGTCATCTGGACGATCGCCCGATTCGCGGGCCTCTACTACCGCCACACCGCGCTGATCGTCGGCCTCGTGATCATCTCTTACGTGCTGATCGCCGAGCCACGCCCGTCGATCCTCCGCGCTGGAATCGTCGGCGTGTTCTCCTGTTCGGCTGCCTTCTTCCGAGGGCGATACAACTCCGTCAACGCCCTCGCCGCCGCGGCCGTTGTGATTCTGCTGTTCCGCCCCGGAGATATCTTTTCCGCCGCCTTTCAGTTCACGTTTCTCGCCACCGTCGGGCTGCTCTTTTTCTGTCCGATCGTCAGCCGAAAAATCTCCGACTTTCTCCTTCAGCGCGGCTTGACTCGCCTCGCCCGGGCCTTCGATGGCCGGTCGTTCGCGCTATCTCTTTTCGACGTGGATGCCGCTCCCCCGCGGTGGCATCGCCGCATCCTGCTCTGGCTCGGAGCCGCCGTCGCCCAACTGTTCGCGCTGTCGATTTCCGAGTGGATCATCACCGCCCCCTTATCCTGCTATCTGTTTAACAACTTCATGCCCTGGGGCTGGTTTGGGTCATTCGTCATCGCCTTCCTCGCCATGCCCGCGAACATCGTCGGATACCTCACCGTCATCGCACGCCTGGCATTTCCATCGGCCGGTCTGCTTCTCGGCCCTGTCCTGGCTTTCACTACGAACACCATGCTCGCGGTCGTCAATACCCTGGCGCGTATTCCCGGCTCGGTGATCAGTGGGGGTTCGCCGTCATTGCTTTGGGTGATGGCCTGTTACGGCACAATCGGGCTGTTCTGTTACTGGAAGACCGCTGCCGCCAGTCGCGATAGCGCACAGACTCAGAAGGACTCACTGGCCGACAACACCGCCCCCCGTTCGGTGCGGTACACGACCGTGCTTCGGCGTCACGGCTTCAAGATCGCCGCGGTCCTGCTCATTGGTTGGTGGTTTGTTCCAACAAGCTGGGTGCAGCGAGATCGTCACGCGCTGAAGGTCTGGATGATGGCCGTCGGCGACGGCACCGGCACCCTCATCGAGCTGCCCAACGGCCAGACGCTACTCTATGACTTTGGCACCCGGTCATCCTTCGACGTCCTGCCAGTCGCGCGCGAGTTTCTGCGCCGCCGGGGCATCAATCGGCTCGACGCCGTCTTCCTGTCGCATACCGATTTCGACCACTTCAGCGCCATTGCGAGGCTCGCCGAAGATGTCGCCTTCTCACGCGTTATCATCACCGACCACTTCGAACGCTTCGCCCCGAAATACTCGGCCCCCGGCCGCCTCCTGGACGCCTTGCGCGACAAGGGCATTTCCATCGAGATTCAATCCGCGCCGAATGCCTTCGAGGAATTCAAATCCGTCCGGGTAGAGATGCTCTGGCCCCCGCCGGCCTCATCGCGGCGGATCATAGATGCCAACGATACGTCCATGGTCCTCAAGCTGACTTATCGGGATCGCTCAATCCTGCTCACCGGCGACATCACCGAAGCGGCCATGGCAGCGCTGGCGAGCGATCCCCGCATCCGCGCCGAGGTCCTCGCCCTGCCGCATCACGGCAGCGTCGTCGGCAACACCGCGGCGTTTGTCGATGCGGTGAATCCCAAGGTGAGCGTCCGATCCACCGGCCAGCGCCGCGCCCTGACGACCAACGGAATCGACCGGCTTGTCGGAGACCGAGGCTATCTCAGCACCGCGGATGACGGCTGTATTTGCGTCACCATTGGGCCGGAATGGTCGTGGGCTGAATCCTTTAAGTCGGGCACGATTATCACGCTCGATTGA
- a CDS encoding terpene cyclase/mutase family protein: MKDQSKFGAGWLRSAAVCLVVVVSGQTAHGQLPSKRPPMMSEKTDEAIENGLRFLASRQSADGSFREMGGMGSYPVAMTALAGLSLMASGNTSTQGPYSPQVRKATTFILRSAQRNGLICRAGEEESRSMYGHGFSMLMLAEAMGMEEDPERMSQIRQTLQDGVKIIAQSQSPLGGWLYTPDMNGDEGSVTITQVQALRASRNAGIAVPKKVIDHAMKYLEKSVQPDGGIAYRVGMTGSRPPITAAAVACWFNAGEYDNPLALNALRFCKKNIGIGNSSEGTWGHWYYAHLYLSQVMYLSGEKDWADYYPKMRDRLLATQEPDGSWQGDSVGKVYGTAIALVILQLPLNNLPIMQR, encoded by the coding sequence ATGAAGGATCAATCCAAATTCGGTGCAGGTTGGCTGCGGAGCGCGGCAGTGTGCCTGGTCGTGGTCGTATCCGGCCAGACTGCGCACGGTCAGCTTCCGTCGAAACGCCCGCCGATGATGTCGGAGAAAACGGACGAGGCGATCGAAAACGGGCTCAGGTTTCTGGCCTCGCGGCAAAGCGCCGACGGATCTTTTCGTGAGATGGGCGGCATGGGCAGCTATCCAGTCGCGATGACGGCGCTGGCGGGCCTGAGCCTGATGGCATCGGGCAATACGTCAACGCAGGGTCCCTATTCGCCCCAGGTCAGGAAGGCGACAACATTTATTCTCCGCTCGGCCCAGCGCAACGGGCTCATCTGCCGGGCCGGCGAGGAGGAGTCGCGGTCGATGTATGGGCACGGCTTTTCCATGCTGATGCTCGCAGAGGCGATGGGGATGGAAGAAGACCCCGAGCGCATGTCGCAGATTCGGCAGACGCTTCAGGACGGCGTCAAGATCATCGCCCAGTCGCAGAGTCCATTGGGCGGCTGGCTGTACACGCCGGACATGAACGGCGACGAGGGCTCGGTCACGATTACGCAGGTGCAGGCCCTTCGAGCTTCGCGGAACGCGGGCATCGCCGTGCCTAAGAAGGTCATTGATCATGCGATGAAATATCTTGAGAAGTCGGTGCAGCCGGACGGCGGCATTGCCTATCGCGTGGGGATGACGGGATCGCGTCCTCCGATCACCGCGGCGGCCGTAGCGTGCTGGTTCAACGCTGGAGAGTATGACAACCCATTGGCGCTGAACGCCCTGCGCTTCTGCAAGAAGAACATCGGCATCGGTAATTCGTCGGAGGGCACCTGGGGGCACTGGTACTACGCCCACCTGTACCTCTCGCAGGTGATGTATCTATCCGGCGAGAAGGATTGGGCCGACTATTATCCGAAGATGCGTGATCGATTACTGGCGACGCAGGAGCCGGACGGTTCCTGGCAGGGGGACAGCGTCGGCAAGGTGTATGGCACTGCGATCGCGCTGGTGATCCTGCAACTGCCGCTTAACAATCTGCCCATCATGCAGCGATAG
- a CDS encoding DUF58 domain-containing protein: MPDHAASRTNYLRPEILSKIGGLELRARSVVEGIVSGMHRSPYQGYSVEFAQHREYVPGDDLRHLDWRVYGKSDRFYVKQYEEETNLRAYLMLDCSASMRYPEHERSSGRMTKFEYAATLAASLAYLLVHQQDAVGLMLFDNQLRANLPAMSNYAHLHSILGRLELARLDSPTDATAAFAQLGTQLHRRSLAILISDLLADGDDVIRGIERLGQGNHEVIVMHVLDEDERTFPFVDQTLFEGLEAPEVQLTADPQSLRTAYLEALEAFVERIRSTCVNQRIDYLGVSTNDSLDVVIRGYLAARLRRIKSRV; the protein is encoded by the coding sequence ATGCCTGACCATGCCGCTTCAAGGACAAATTACCTGCGCCCCGAGATTCTCTCGAAGATCGGCGGCCTTGAGCTGCGCGCCCGCAGCGTGGTTGAAGGCATCGTCAGCGGAATGCACCGAAGCCCATACCAGGGTTACTCCGTCGAGTTCGCGCAGCATCGGGAGTATGTGCCCGGAGACGACTTGCGGCACCTCGACTGGCGCGTTTATGGCAAGAGCGATCGGTTCTACGTCAAGCAATACGAAGAGGAGACGAATCTTCGAGCCTACCTGATGCTCGATTGCTCGGCGTCGATGCGCTATCCCGAACACGAACGGTCGTCGGGACGCATGACCAAGTTTGAGTACGCTGCCACGCTTGCGGCATCGCTCGCCTATCTGCTCGTCCACCAACAGGACGCGGTTGGGCTGATGCTTTTCGATAATCAACTCCGGGCGAATCTGCCGGCGATGTCGAATTACGCCCACCTGCACTCGATCCTGGGACGGCTTGAGCTGGCCCGTCTGGATTCGCCGACGGACGCCACCGCGGCGTTCGCGCAGCTCGGTACGCAGCTACATCGGCGCAGCCTGGCGATCCTGATATCCGATCTGCTGGCAGACGGTGATGACGTCATCCGAGGCATCGAGCGCCTGGGGCAGGGCAATCACGAAGTCATTGTGATGCACGTTCTGGATGAGGATGAGCGTACGTTTCCGTTTGTCGATCAGACCCTCTTTGAGGGGCTTGAAGCGCCGGAGGTGCAGCTCACCGCGGACCCGCAGTCGCTGCGCACCGCCTACCTTGAGGCGCTGGAGGCGTTTGTGGAGCGGATTCGCTCAACGTGCGTCAATCAGCGGATCGACTACCTCGGCGTGTCGACCAACGATTCACTCGACGTGGTGATACGAGGATATCTTGCGGCCCGGCTGCGCAGGATCAAATCGAGAGTGTGA
- a CDS encoding MoxR family ATPase, producing MSDMNQQQPDGAADLAAAEKLRDCYKRIRAELGKTIIGQDAVVEELLIALFSGGHCILEGVPGLAKTLMISSLARCLSLSFNRIQFTPDLMPSDITGTEVIAEDKATGHRAFKFLPGPVFANIILADEINRTPPKTQAAMLESMQERQVTVGGVRHLVESPFFVLATQNPIEQEGTYPLPEAQQDRFMFKIYIGYPSYEEEYEIAMHTTGDESPKVEKILSAEDILTLQKLVRRVPAAPPVINHALDLVRRTRPSDAAAPEFVKRHVAWGAGPRAVQFLILGAKARAVLRGNYHVSTEDLRALAPAVLRHRVITNFAAQAEGYDSDRLIRDLLDKTQPHAGGLLADDRVNKAINA from the coding sequence ATGTCAGACATGAACCAGCAACAACCGGACGGCGCGGCAGATCTCGCGGCCGCGGAAAAGCTCCGCGATTGTTACAAGCGAATACGCGCTGAACTCGGCAAAACCATCATCGGGCAGGACGCCGTCGTCGAGGAGCTGCTGATCGCTCTTTTTTCAGGAGGGCATTGCATTCTCGAAGGCGTGCCGGGACTGGCAAAGACGCTGATGATCTCCAGTCTGGCGCGATGCCTGTCGCTGAGCTTCAACCGCATCCAGTTCACGCCGGACCTGATGCCGAGCGATATCACCGGCACGGAAGTCATCGCCGAGGACAAGGCGACCGGACATCGGGCCTTCAAGTTTCTGCCTGGCCCGGTGTTCGCCAACATCATTCTCGCCGATGAGATCAACCGCACACCACCAAAGACACAGGCGGCGATGCTCGAGTCGATGCAGGAGCGTCAAGTGACCGTCGGCGGGGTGCGGCATCTCGTCGAGTCGCCGTTCTTTGTGCTGGCCACGCAGAACCCCATCGAACAGGAAGGAACCTATCCGCTTCCCGAGGCGCAGCAGGATCGGTTCATGTTCAAGATCTACATTGGCTACCCGTCGTATGAGGAGGAATACGAGATTGCCATGCATACGACCGGAGATGAGTCGCCGAAGGTCGAGAAGATTCTCAGTGCCGAAGACATCCTGACTTTGCAGAAACTCGTCCGACGTGTCCCCGCGGCGCCGCCGGTCATCAATCATGCACTCGATCTCGTTCGGCGTACGCGGCCTTCGGACGCCGCCGCGCCGGAGTTCGTTAAGCGACACGTGGCCTGGGGTGCGGGGCCGCGCGCCGTGCAATTCCTGATTCTCGGGGCGAAGGCGCGGGCAGTGCTTCGCGGCAATTATCACGTATCCACGGAGGATCTTCGGGCCCTGGCGCCGGCTGTTTTGCGTCATCGCGTGATTACCAATTTCGCCGCGCAGGCCGAGGGCTACGACTCAGACCGGCTCATCCGCGACCTTCTGGATAAGACCCAGCCTCATGCCGGCGGACTGCTCGCCGATGATCGCGTGAACAAGGCCATCAATGCCTGA